TGGCGTAGGTGCTGATTTACCAGTCACAGTTAAAGATGCAACCGCTTTACGAGATATACTGATTGACCCAAGTCGCGCCGCCTATCCATCAGAACAAGTCACACTGCTAACCGAAACCTCTGCAATTCGGCAAAACATCCTTGCAGCTTTTGACCAAATCATCGCTCAGGTTAATCAAAATCCTGATGCAACTGTCATCATTTACTACTCTGGTCACGGTGGACGCATCCAACGCACCAATGAATACTTCCTTGTACCGTTCGGCTATGACCCTAGTCAACGCGCAGACACAGCTATCTCAGGTGTAGAATTTACCCAAAAGATTGAGGCGATTACAGCACGTAAACTCGTAGTTTTATTAGATTGCTGTCATGCAAGTGGCGTTCCAGCTTTGAAGGAACCAGGAGAAACCTTTGTAAAATCGCCCTTACCACCGGAACTGTTAAATGTGCTGGGAACAGGAAGCGGTCGAGTTGTGGTTGCTTCCTCACGACAAGACGAATATTCTTACACGGGTCAACCCTACAGTGCTTTTACAGATTGCTTGGTGGAAGCTTTGCAAGGTAAAGCAGCCGTGAATAAGGATGGATATGCACGTATTCTTGATATTTTAGTTTACTTATTTGACCAAGTGCCAAAAAGAGCATCAGGGCCGCAGCACCCGTTTGTAAATAAAGTGTTGGATTTGGGCGATAATTTTCCCCTTTGTTATTACGCTGGTGGAAGTAAATTTTTATCTGGTGAAGCAGCAACTATTGAAACTAGTCCGCCTGCTACTAGTTTAACTGCTGGACAACGACGGCGATCGCAACAAAAACTAGACGCACTTCAGGCAGAATTTGACATCCGCAGCGAGAAGTTTAAGCAGATGAAGAAAGCTGTAGCTATTGAGGCTGGTACGGCAGTTAAGTTTCAATTAGAACAGCAACTTCTTGATGAAGAGGCAAAACTGGCATATCTTAACGATGAACTAGATAAACTTGAGTCTGCATTACAATCATGAGACTTATGTAAATATACAGTTATTTGGTGCATGGAAATTAGGATTTCCCCACCCAGAAAACAAGGAAAATAGAGATATTCAGTTAATTGGTGTTGGTTTATACTATTTCAAGTTTTTGTAGTCGTTATACTCATAACTTAGGTTCTACCTGGGAATTAGGAAGTGGCTTTGCCACTTCTTTTTATTTATTTGGTAGCCCAGTAAAAAATAAATTAAAAGTTAAAAGTAACTTTATTGAGCCTTTAAACTTTATTGTTATGTCATTTTACAAAATACCTGCTAAACGTACATTGGTAAGGGCATACATCTGTACACCCCTACAAACGATTAATTGTTGCAAAGATTGTTGACAATGGGATGAGATAGTGTTTGTTTAATTAGCCAGACGTAATTCTGGTCAATTAAACATGATGTTAGTCATTACTCATTTTATCTTGCCATCTCTCACGCTTGAGCTTGCTCTCCACATCATGCGATCGCGCTTCTTTCCAAGTCCCCCACATTAAGGATTGCTGTTTTTCAACATGGTTAATAAACTGCATAATTGAGTGATCTGCTTTGATGGGAGTTTTCAAATCAAACTGAATTGTTTGGAGAATCTTAATGTCACCCATGAGAAAGTACTTGGCTACAATCTTAGTCAGCCATAGCATAATTCGATTGCATGAGAAACCAAAAATTCCTTTACGTTTTTTAGTCATCAGCACAACTTGACCTTCAGTTTTTCCCCCTTGATGGAGGCGAACTGCAACCATCATGTGGATATGGAAGAAATCTGGGCCAAGTGTCACAATGCCAATGCTACCGTACCAATAGCAAATACTGTAAGTTATGACATTTTTGTAGAAAAGACGGATGAGCTTAATGAAAAAGGAATTGTCTTTGATGGGTGTAGTATTACTGAAGATAATAGCATTTTCGTTAAGTTCCTGTCTTTCAAAAATAATCTCTACTGGCAGTTTGTGAACTGTATTGAGATGTTGAGCATCAATGGCATTAATCATCACCACGTTGGGATGACAGTTCATCACAAAATGAGAATGAATGGCGACATCACACTCTTTTTGTTCCAACTCTGGAACAAAAGGTAAGGGTTGTTGTGGTATTTCTCCAGTCCAAACCCAAATCATCCCGTACTTCTCAGCAGTAGGCCAAGTTTGTAATTGTAGAGAAGGTGGTGTATCTAAACATGGGATATTAATACACATTCCCTCAGCATCAAACTTCCAGTGGTGGAAAAAACAACGTAGTGCATTACCTTCAATTTTACCCTCAGCAAGGTGAGCGCCCATGTGTGGACAGTAGGCATCAAAGGTAACTACCCTTTTGTCTTTACCACGGTAAATTACTAATTCTTTACCCAAAATCGTGACAGGTTTTACTTCACCCACCCGCAGATTTTGAGAGGGTATTACCCAATACCATCCCTCAATAAAACGTTCTGGATTATTGAAAATTTTAGCTTTACGGATTGAGCTAGAAGTCTGCGAGTTGAGATTCATTTTATGGTTTCACTTGAAGTGAAGCAGTTGATCTAGAAGTAACATGGGAACTCTAAAAAAACAGTTACTTTCAGTACCATGAGAAACAGCTACCCAATAAATGAATAAAAATCATCAGGTAAAATCTTGAAAAATATTATTAAAAATGTCAAAATTATGCCAATTTAATATCAGCTAAATTCCAAAAATACATTTAGACTCTATATTTGAATATTTAAAACTTAGTAAAATCTCTAATTAGATAAAAAGTTGCAATACTAATGATAATATTTTGCTTAACTCTCAAACAACTTAATGTATAGCAAAATATGTAATAATAATTACAAGAGTTAGGGAAGTCTACCATGTTAACTCAAGATAAAAAACTGCTTTTAATTGGTCAGGTAACAGATTTAACTGGAATACCCATTAGGACAATTCGTTATTACGAGAGTTTAGGCTTAATCAATTCATTAAAACGAACAGAGGGAGGCTTTCGCCAGTTTTCGTTGGATGTGCTAACTCGTCTGGCATTCATTAAAAGGGCACAAAATCTTGGTCTTAGCCTAGAAGAGATTGGAAATATTCTTCAAGTCTACGATCAAGGGCAGACTCCCTGCGGTGAAATCAAAGAAAAACTTGAAGAGAAGGTCTTGCAGATCGATCGCCAAATAGATCAGCTGTTAACTTTACGCTCTGAAATCAAGGGGTTACTTTCAGGCTGGAAGAATATCAGCAACCACAATGAGGAGACAATTTGTCCGATTATTCAAAATACTCCTCAGCGCTGTTAGCGGTAGCCGTGGGTTGAGCCAGTGCTGAGATATCAAAAATCAGAAATGAAGTTTAAGTAATTTCTCTATTATCCACTCAGAAATTAGGACTCAGAATTTTTATAGAGAAGAAACCACCACAACTCTAGTCCAATTAAGGCTAAACCTGCGATCGCAACACCAACTTTCAAGCCCAAAGGTTGCTCAATGCGCTGGAATTGGCTGGTTTGCTCTGGCGAGTGGGCTGGCATTTCTGCGAATGCTACACTTGATGTGCCAGTGAGAAGCACTAAAGCTATCAGGCTTCCCCAAAGCATTTTTTGACTGAACATTTGCTAAATTACCTTGCAATTATGAGCTAATTTTTGGTTGAAAGTTACGCAATCTCAGGGCGTTGCTAACAACAGAGAGCGAAGAAAGAGCCATTGCAGCACCGGCAATAATTGGATTGAGTAACCAACCAAAAATGGGAAACAGAATTCCTGCCGCAATGGGAATACCAATGACGTTGTAAATAAAGGCAAAGAAGAGATTTTGCTTGATATTGTTGATGGTGGCACGGCTGAGTTGAATTGCTGTGACAATTCCTTGCAAATCTCCAGAAATTAAGGTGATATCGCTAGCTGCGATCGCCACATCTGTTCCCGTCCCAATGGCAATTCCCACATCAGCCTGTGCTAAGGCTGGCGCATCATTGATGCCATCACCTACCATTGCGACAATTTTAGATTTTGGATTTTGGATTTTGGATTTGGGAAATTTCTTTATCTCTCCTTGTAAAGATTGGATAATTGCCGCTTTCTGATCTGGACGCACTTCAGCAAAGATTCGCTGAATGCCAACTTGTAGAGCGATCGCATCAGCAGTTTTACGATTATCTCCAGTGAGCATTACTACTTCTAAACCTAACTTCTGTAAGGCTTTCACCACTGCTGCTGACGAAGGTTTGAGGGCATCGGCAATACCCATTATTCCTTGTAGTTCGCCATCTACAGCAATCAAAATAACTGTTTTACCTGCGGCTTCCCAGGCATCTTTATACTGCTGGAGACTTATGGTGTTAATTCCAAGTTCTGTTAACCAGCGTTGTGTACCAATTTGCACAAGCTGATTTGCAACAACTGCTTGGACACCACTACCTGTATTAGCTACGAAGTTCTTTGCATCTATTAAACTCACTTCTTGAGACTGGGCGTATTTTACAACCGCTTCCGCTAAAGGATGCTCAGAATTGCGTTCTACCGTTGCTGCCAACTGTAAAAGCTGGAGTTCATTACCATTAGCTGTGCCGTTGACAGTTACAAAGTCTGTAACTGTCGGTTTCCCTTGAGTCAAAGTGCCGGTTTTATCTAAAACGATGGTTTGAATTTTGTGTGCTAGCTCTAAGCTGTCCGCACCCTTAATCAAAATGCCATTTTCTGCACCTTTGCCTGTCCCCACCATTACAGAAGTGGGGGTAGCTAAACCCAAAGCACAAGGACAAGCGATAATCAGTACACCGACCGTTGTCATTGTTGCGAGGGTAAGATTGCCAGTGAAATTAAACCAAATGACAAAAGTGGCGATCGCAACGGCAATCACAGCTGGTACAAACCATCCTGTCACCTGATCTGCCAAGCGCTGAATAGGTGCTTTAGAACCTTGCGCTTGTTGCACTAGTTTGACAATTTGAGCCAAAAATGTATCATTTCCGACTCGTGTCACCCGAAACTGAAATGCACCTGCACCGTTAATTGTCGCCCCAATTACCTCATCTCCTGGCTGCTTTTTAACTGGCAAACTTTCACCAGTTACCATCGCTTCATCTACCGTCGAAGCGCCTGCAATTACCTCGCCATCTACCGGAATCTTTTCACCGGGACGCACCAAAATCACATCGTTGATTCTGACTTCGGCAATGGGAACATCAATTTCTCTACCATCACGGATGACTCTGGCATCTCTAGCTTGCAGTCCGATGAGTTTGCGGATAGCTTCAGAAGTTTGTCCCCTAGCGCGATTTTCCAATAATCGCCCCAGCAAAATTAAGGTAATCACAAAGGCGGCAACTTCATAATAAAGATGAGGTATCAAGCCTTGAGCAATCAAAAATTTTGGGAAAACAGTGACAAATAAAGAATATAGATATGCTGCACTTGTACCCAAAGCAATCAGGGTGTCCATCGTCGCCGTATGGCGCTTGAGGGATTTCCAGCCATTGCGGTAAAAAGATCCACCACACCAAAAGATGACGGGTGTTGTCAGCACTAACTGCACCCAAGGATTTTGCAGAAAGCTGGGAATTAAAGGTAAGTTCAGCCCAGTCATCATGGGGAACGACCCCAAAAGTAGGAAAATGCTGATTACACCTCCCACTACTACCTTGAGGGAGAGTTGGCGTTGTAATGCTTGCCTACTCGCTTTTTCCGCATCATCTTCTTGGGAGAGTAATTCTTCTTGGAGTGAGTCAGAAGAGTATCCCGCAGATGCGATCGCACTTTGGATTTTCTCTAAATTTGCTAAAGAGCGATCGTATTTGATGGTAGCTTGCTCTGCTCCAAAGTTAACGTTGCACTCAATTACCCCAGAAACAGAGCGAATCGCCTTTTCGATGTTATTAGCACAAGCGGCACAACTCATGCCTCGAAGTTTGAGCGTGAGAGTATCCATGTTGGGGGTTGGGGATTGGGGATTAGGAATTTGAGATTGGGGATTGGGGATTAGGGATTGGGGATTAGGGATTGGCAATTGGTCATTCTCCCAGTACCCAGTACCCATCCCCCAATCCCCTTAAGCAACTGGATAACCAGCAGCAGCCAACGCTTCCTTAATTGCTGTTTCTGATGCTTGAGTTTCTACATTAACCAGCTTGGTTGTTGGATCAGCCTGAACGCTAGCATTGGCATCGACTGCCTGAAGTGCTTGGGTGATCTTGCTTGCACAAACAGAACAAGACATGCTGGGAACTGTGAGTTGGAGAGTCATAGATTTACGGGATAAAATGAACAACCTTGCCAGACCAAGCTGGATGATTGAGACGTATCCCTCACACATCAGAAATTTCTGGTTGAGGGTCGCCTTGAATTCATCCTAGACTCTCTAGCCGGCTGGAGAGTCTAGAGATTTTTAAAAGTTTTTCGCTAAACTTCAAATTTCTTTACAAGTAACTTATATCTTGCACCAGGCGACTAAAAGTCGCGGCTACACAGACAAAACCTGCCTCCGCAGGTTGAAAATCCTTGATTTTGCGTTAGTCCGCGTAGGCAGACGAAAGTTTGTGTAGCCGCGATTTCTAAGACTCTGTTGGCTAATTAATAGGGGGTCTAACCCATTATTCCTGATTACTCTGATTTGAGTCCGTTTCAACGGACTTGAACTATTAGCCCGAAATTTATTTCAGGGCAGGAAAGCAACGCCAAACCAAGGTTTTAGGGGTGAGGGGTCAAACCCACCGTGAATTGACCAACAGTATCTTTCTAATCGCTAGGGGTAGGTGCAAGATGAGAGGTAACCGTTGTATTGTACAAAATACAACGTACTACAAAACGCTTGTCATCCAATGAAAGTGTGTGTTATGAAAGCGACATAAATACATCAGGGGAGCAATGCGATTTTGTTAGATAATTACAAAGAAAGTGCGAATCATAGAACATTCCACATAAATCAGACTATTGAAAATATTTACAGTACAGGCACAGTTTTAGGGCAAAACGGGGAAGTTCACAAACTACACTCTGCAATTGATCGCGAAGAGGGTGAGTTTTTATCAAAAATTATTCGTAATGATCCTAAAATTATAAAAACCCTGGAAGTTGGCTGTGCCTATGGGCTTTCATCCCTACACATTTGCTTAGGTATCCAAGAACGCGTTGGAGCTTCCCATACCATCATAGATCCATTCCAGTATATTCATTGGGATGGGGTTGGTATAAGGAATTTAGACGAGGCTGGAATTGACTTTTTCGATCTCATTCAAGTCAAGTCAGAATTTGCACTGCCACGCTTATTAGAAGAAAAGGAAGGTCAGTTCGACTTGGTTTTCATAGATGGTTGGCACACATTTGACCATACGCTCATAGATGCTTTCTATGCTTCCCGTCTACTCCGAGTTGGAGGATATCTTGTTGTTGACGATGTTTCTTTCCCAGCTGTGAAACGTGTAATTGATTTTTTGAAAAACTATCCCTGTTATGAGGAATATGATTCCTTGGATGGTGAGGTGTCGAAATCATGGAAAAAGATAATTGCAAGGAGGCTAATGTCTCCGATTAATCAAAGAACTTGGTCTCAGATTCTCTTACCAAGCCTCTATCGAAGAATATTTGACGATCGGGTAACGCGAATAGTGGCACTGCAAAAGACCCAAGAAGATACCCGCAATTGGAAATGGCACAATGATGCATTCTAGAGATTAATACAGCTAACAAGGCACTGCACCGGAGAATTTATTTTTGCCTTCGTAAAATCGCTCGGAAATGGTTGCCGATCAAAAATACAACGTACTACAAAACACTTGTCATCCGATGAAAGTGTGTGTTATTAAGGCTATATAACCACATTAGTCAGAATTAACCTGTTGTTTTCCCCACAGTTCTGGGAAAACAACCGTCCGCACTACTTGAGACGCGGCTGCTGAACCCAAGTCTCCCTATCTCTTCACAACCAAGGGTCTTTTTTAAGACTCTATTTGGAGTTTTCATGCAGCCAAAAAATCTCAAACGTCTCCTGCGTGCTTTAGAGCGGCAAGGTTTAGATGTAACTTATAGCGATCGCACTTATTCAGTCCGTTTAGTTAATTCTCCTGATGCGCCTGTAGCAGAAGTGCTATTACCAGAAGACTTCCCCGTTGAAGCTAAGGCATTAAAGCAGTTAGCAAATTTAGCAAGCGTCCGCCACCCATTAGGTGGATGTGTTTGTCGTGCTTGTGCTACGCCTGACTTTCACCCAGGTGATGCTGGTGTTGCCATTGGTTCAGTCATCGAAACTATGGGTCAAGTCATCCCTGGTGCTGTCGGTTCTGACATCAATTGTGGGATGCGCCTGCATGTTGTTGATTTGACAATCGACGAATTCCTCGCAAAGCGCGACCAATTCGTAGAACGGATGAAGGGCGATTACTTCTTCGGTACGCGTGATGTGACGATGACTGCTCAAGCAATGCGATCGCTATTTCAATACGGTGTTCCTGGTTGGCTAGATGCCATGCTAGATCAGCCTACGGGGAGTGTAGTCAAGTCTGATTTGCAGCAACTTGCCCAAGAGAGCGATCGCATTTTCTTAGGTGGTTCAATGGATGGTGACTGGAAACTTGCGCCGGAAGAATTAGTTCCCGATGCTGGACTAGTACGCGATGGCGGACTGGCAACCATTGGCGGTGGTAATCATTTTGTCGAAGTGCAACGAGTTGATAAAGTCGAAAATCGCTCACTTGCCCACGCTTGGGGAGTGCGTGAGGGACAGCTAGCTTTTATGATTCACTCTGGTTCTCGAAATGTGGGTAAGTATATCGGCGGAATGTGGCGAGATAAAGCTAAGGCGACTTGGCAAAAAGGTCTCAAGTATCCTGATTCTCAAATTTTTCCTCTCTCTACTTATTCTCACCCGGAACTAGTTGCCAGTTACCTGCAAGCTGAGGCCACTGCTGCTAACTATGCTTTTGTCAATCGCCTGCTGTTAGCAGAATTGCTACGTCTGCGTTTGCGTGAAGTATACAAAGATGTGGAAGCACCTCTAGTTTATGATTTGCCCCATAACATCACCTTGCCAGAAGGTGAAGGATGGGTAACACGCAAAGGCGCTTGTCCCGCCCATATAGGACAACCAGTGATTATCCCTGGTTCAATGGGTGCTTATTCTTATCTGATGGTGGGTAGAGGCAATCCAGCATTTTGTAATTCCGCGTCACATGGGGCGGGAAGAATTCGTTCTCGCTTCGATCTCAGTCGCAAAGGTGCATCTCAAAGTGAGTCGGAACTGGGATTAACTGGCGTAGACTGCATTACCCTGCGTGAAGAACGCCGAATTGAGGAAGCACCTGCTGCCTACAAACCGATTCAGTCTGTGATTGATGTGCAAGTTGAGGCAGAAATGGTAGATGTTGTAGCACGATTAAGTCCAGTGCTGACGTTTAAGGCCTAGCTACTAAATAAAAAGCCCCTGGTTCACATCCAGGGGCATCCATCTTTATTCCCTCATCTAGAATCGCATTTGTGAAGCTATAGTAAATCCGTATTAATGCAATAAACACATAGAATCGATGATTATTTTGCAATTAACTAGTTGCGTGGGAATTTCCCAGCCGCATGGATGAGAGCGATGTCAATACCTTTCGGTTAAGGGGAAAAGGGGAAGGTGGGGCCCCCTCTGGGGATAAGGGGCGGCAGGGTGGTTTCATACAACGAGAGAAAAATAATAATGATTTATAGAGGGTGGAGAAAAATGGATAACTAACAAGTATGAATCTCGTCGAACAATTGCAGCAAGTCCCAGACTATAGACACATCCGAGGACGAAGGCATGAATTATGGTTGGTATTATTGCTCATATTGCTCGGAGCAATGACTGGGTATTGGGGCTACCGGCCACTGGAAGATTTTACCAAAGTACACAGACGGAGCTTAATTGAGCTGTTAAACCTAGATGAAACAATGAAGTTTCCATCCTATTCAACGTTCCGACGAGTACTCAAAACAGTAGATTTTCAGCCATTCACCGACTTATTTAATAATTGGGCGTTAGTTTTTGTTCCACCGATGCCAGGAGAAAGATTGGCAATTGACGGAAAAGGCATTCGTTGCACAGTCACAGATTACAGTCAGTCCTACCAAAACTTTATCAGTACAGTATCGGTTTATAGTCATGAACGAGGTATTGTACTCAGGATGCAACCAATGTCCAACAAAAAAATTAGTGAAGTAGCGATCGTAAAACAATTAATCTTCGAGTTTTGTGGTCAACAAGTCGTTTTTACACTTGATGCTCTACACTGCCAAAAAAAACTGTATCACTGATTGTCAATAGTGGCAATGACTACCTGATTGGATTAAAAGAAAATCAACCGACACTCTACAAAATGGCTCAAACCGAGTTACAACAAGATGTTCCACTTAGCAGTGCCACAACTGTAGAGAATGTTCATTCTCGGCTAGTTCAACGTCAGTGCAAGGTTTTTGCTGCCCCCGAACAAATTCAAAAAAAATGGTCTGGACTCAAAACTTTTATTGTTGTCGAGCGTCAGGGTGAGCGCAATGGTCGGC
This Nostoc sp. C052 DNA region includes the following protein-coding sequences:
- a CDS encoding caspase family protein, with protein sequence MTNQTFTNGYALLIGVGADLPVTVKDATALRDILIDPSRAAYPSEQVTLLTETSAIRQNILAAFDQIIAQVNQNPDATVIIYYSGHGGRIQRTNEYFLVPFGYDPSQRADTAISGVEFTQKIEAITARKLVVLLDCCHASGVPALKEPGETFVKSPLPPELLNVLGTGSGRVVVASSRQDEYSYTGQPYSAFTDCLVEALQGKAAVNKDGYARILDILVYLFDQVPKRASGPQHPFVNKVLDLGDNFPLCYYAGGSKFLSGEAATIETSPPATSLTAGQRRRSQQKLDALQAEFDIRSEKFKQMKKAVAIEAGTAVKFQLEQQLLDEEAKLAYLNDELDKLESALQS
- a CDS encoding aromatic ring-hydroxylating dioxygenase subunit alpha; the encoded protein is MNLNSQTSSSIRKAKIFNNPERFIEGWYWVIPSQNLRVGEVKPVTILGKELVIYRGKDKRVVTFDAYCPHMGAHLAEGKIEGNALRCFFHHWKFDAEGMCINIPCLDTPPSLQLQTWPTAEKYGMIWVWTGEIPQQPLPFVPELEQKECDVAIHSHFVMNCHPNVVMINAIDAQHLNTVHKLPVEIIFERQELNENAIIFSNTTPIKDNSFFIKLIRLFYKNVITYSICYWYGSIGIVTLGPDFFHIHMMVAVRLHQGGKTEGQVVLMTKKRKGIFGFSCNRIMLWLTKIVAKYFLMGDIKILQTIQFDLKTPIKADHSIMQFINHVEKQQSLMWGTWKEARSHDVESKLKRERWQDKMSND
- a CDS encoding heavy metal-responsive transcriptional regulator; its protein translation is MLTQDKKLLLIGQVTDLTGIPIRTIRYYESLGLINSLKRTEGGFRQFSLDVLTRLAFIKRAQNLGLSLEEIGNILQVYDQGQTPCGEIKEKLEEKVLQIDRQIDQLLTLRSEIKGLLSGWKNISNHNEETICPIIQNTPQRC
- a CDS encoding heavy metal translocating P-type ATPase, whose amino-acid sequence is MDTLTLKLRGMSCAACANNIEKAIRSVSGVIECNVNFGAEQATIKYDRSLANLEKIQSAIASAGYSSDSLQEELLSQEDDAEKASRQALQRQLSLKVVVGGVISIFLLLGSFPMMTGLNLPLIPSFLQNPWVQLVLTTPVIFWCGGSFYRNGWKSLKRHTATMDTLIALGTSAAYLYSLFVTVFPKFLIAQGLIPHLYYEVAAFVITLILLGRLLENRARGQTSEAIRKLIGLQARDARVIRDGREIDVPIAEVRINDVILVRPGEKIPVDGEVIAGASTVDEAMVTGESLPVKKQPGDEVIGATINGAGAFQFRVTRVGNDTFLAQIVKLVQQAQGSKAPIQRLADQVTGWFVPAVIAVAIATFVIWFNFTGNLTLATMTTVGVLIIACPCALGLATPTSVMVGTGKGAENGILIKGADSLELAHKIQTIVLDKTGTLTQGKPTVTDFVTVNGTANGNELQLLQLAATVERNSEHPLAEAVVKYAQSQEVSLIDAKNFVANTGSGVQAVVANQLVQIGTQRWLTELGINTISLQQYKDAWEAAGKTVILIAVDGELQGIMGIADALKPSSAAVVKALQKLGLEVVMLTGDNRKTADAIALQVGIQRIFAEVRPDQKAAIIQSLQGEIKKFPKSKIQNPKSKIVAMVGDGINDAPALAQADVGIAIGTGTDVAIAASDITLISGDLQGIVTAIQLSRATINNIKQNLFFAFIYNVIGIPIAAGILFPIFGWLLNPIIAGAAMALSSLSVVSNALRLRNFQPKISS
- a CDS encoding heavy-metal-associated domain-containing protein; translated protein: MTLQLTVPSMSCSVCASKITQALQAVDANASVQADPTTKLVNVETQASETAIKEALAAAGYPVA
- a CDS encoding O-methyltransferase, with the translated sequence MLDNYKESANHRTFHINQTIENIYSTGTVLGQNGEVHKLHSAIDREEGEFLSKIIRNDPKIIKTLEVGCAYGLSSLHICLGIQERVGASHTIIDPFQYIHWDGVGIRNLDEAGIDFFDLIQVKSEFALPRLLEEKEGQFDLVFIDGWHTFDHTLIDAFYASRLLRVGGYLVVDDVSFPAVKRVIDFLKNYPCYEEYDSLDGEVSKSWKKIIARRLMSPINQRTWSQILLPSLYRRIFDDRVTRIVALQKTQEDTRNWKWHNDAF
- a CDS encoding RtcB family protein; its protein translation is MQPKNLKRLLRALERQGLDVTYSDRTYSVRLVNSPDAPVAEVLLPEDFPVEAKALKQLANLASVRHPLGGCVCRACATPDFHPGDAGVAIGSVIETMGQVIPGAVGSDINCGMRLHVVDLTIDEFLAKRDQFVERMKGDYFFGTRDVTMTAQAMRSLFQYGVPGWLDAMLDQPTGSVVKSDLQQLAQESDRIFLGGSMDGDWKLAPEELVPDAGLVRDGGLATIGGGNHFVEVQRVDKVENRSLAHAWGVREGQLAFMIHSGSRNVGKYIGGMWRDKAKATWQKGLKYPDSQIFPLSTYSHPELVASYLQAEATAANYAFVNRLLLAELLRLRLREVYKDVEAPLVYDLPHNITLPEGEGWVTRKGACPAHIGQPVIIPGSMGAYSYLMVGRGNPAFCNSASHGAGRIRSRFDLSRKGASQSESELGLTGVDCITLREERRIEEAPAAYKPIQSVIDVQVEAEMVDVVARLSPVLTFKA